From Terriglobales bacterium:
TGGATCACCATGTCGCAAAGAATAGTCAGGGGAACCCACAATACTACGCGGCCGATAATTTAGTTGACGCGTATACAGGCGAGGAGGGTACATTTAATTGCACGCCCGCGGCAGCGCCATGTGTCGCCCTAAACGCGCAGGGTAATCCACGATCTCCGGCCGGTTACAAAAACACCCTAGATCAACCATTCGCGATAAATGGCTACTACACGGGCGGAGGGGGCTGTTACGACGAAAATCATAAGCCAGTCAATTGTAAGTCATGGCTGTTTTACGAAGGGCACCCGGGTTTCGACTATCCGACAAGCTTAGGAACCTCTGTTTTTGCACCAGCCCCGGGCGTGGCTTTTATTCCGGATTGTGATCCCATCACTCGGAAAACCGACTGCACAGGAGCCGCCACCAGTAGTGCCGTTGATGGCTTTAACATTCTCACCCTTGACCACGGAAACGGCTACTCCACGTGGTATCTCCACATGGGTGACCTGGAAAAGGTTAAGAATGAATCGGCAACTATTCCGCAAGCGCCATTCCAGGTGGCCGTCGCCCATGCCGGGGAATTTCAAAGTAACCTGCGTGTGGTCTATGCAGCACGCCCAAACAAGAAACTGAAGAAGGTTAGGTCGAACCCGACTTCCGGCCAGTATACGGTTGATGCAACCGGTGTTTATACGTTTAGCTTGGCAGACTCGGGTCTAGGTGTGCTGATCTCATACTACTATGCCGTCGATTTCAGGGTGATTACTTGTCCTGGCCAGGCTAGCATCACCTTGCATCGAGGTGATGGTCAGCGCGTTCCTGTTACGCCACAATGTACGATCGGACAAGTTGGGAACAAGGCTATAAAACCTAACAACAAGCCGCTTATTCTCGGAGCCCATCTCCATTTCGAAGTGAGGAAAGGATTAATAAAGACGTCCAGGGGCGCATACCAATGTGCTCTTCCGCGTTGCGTTCCTATCGATCCTTATGGCTGGAAGAGTTCGACTCGAACAGATCCTTATCCATTCGGGCCTAATATCTTGCTTTGGAATGATCCCAACTAGCTCGATGACCGACCGGGGCACAGTGAGAGGGAGGCGTGAATCCATTAGTCTTGAAACCTTTACGAGGGGGCCTAAGGGATTTTAATCATGGTGGCCAGGGACGGAATCGAACCGCCGACGCCAGCCTTTTCAGGGCTGCGCTCTACCAACTGAGCTACCTGGCCACAACTTGGAAACCGGCGGAACTGGCGGCGAGTAAGCCGTTCAGAGCGCGCCCTCACAGTGGCGGAAGAGGCGGCCTTTGCGACCGCATCGATTGGAAACTTGCAGAACCAGACTGATTATAACAACGCGTTCCCCAAACCCTCAATCGGATGCTCACGGTTGGACGGGAAGGCAACGGCCGCAGGCAATGCAAGTCCGCCGATCGTCGACTCACCCAGAAACCAGACCCTCACCCCTGCCCCACGACTTACTAGCGGCAATTCATTTTTACTTCTCCGCCTGCTATCGTGGCCCAGCAATGATTGGATCCAAACCAGTAGGCCAGCTCACGATAATCCGTGAAATCAAATATCGCGAGGTCGGCATCCTTGCTCGGCTCGATAGTTCCTTTTCGATCTTGAAGTCCCAGTGCGCACGCTCCATTGATGGTCGCGGAGCTGATTGCCTCGGCGGGCGACATTTTCAAATGAGTGCTCGCCAGGGACAGCACAAATGGCATGCTGGTGGTGGGTGAGGTTCCCGGGTTGTAGTCTGTGGCCAAAGCGACGGCTACTCCGTTATCAATCAACTTCCGCGCCGGCGGAAATCGGTCGAGACCAAGATAGTAGTTAGCGCCCGGTACCAGAGTTGCAACGGTTTCTGATTGCGACAGCTCCTTGATGTCATTGTCGGCAACGAAATCCAGGTGATCCAGTGAGGCTGGCCGGTACCCAAGGAGAGGCGCGAGAGAGCACATGGTTAATTGGCAGACATGCGCGCGCACACCCAAACCGTTCCTGATGGCCGCTTTGAAAATCTGCTCCGCCTCCTCCACTGAAAATGCTCCGCGGTCGCGGAACACATCCACAAATTTCGCTAACTTCTCACGGGCGGCACGAGGCACCATTAGCTTACAGACATCCTGAACATACTTTTTTGAGTGGCCCTCGTATTCTCGCGGGACCACATGCGCACCTAAGAGAGTGGGGACCACGGTGCCCGGCCAACGATTGGCTGCGTCTCGAATCGCAAGTAGAGACTTCAGTTCTGCCTCGACGCTCAGCCCGTAGCCGGACTTTGCCTCGGCGGTCGTAGTGCCCTGCGCTCCCATTTCTTCAAATGCCGCGAGCACCTTGTGGGCAAGTTTCTGCCGCGTGGCATTCCGCACCCCTTCTACACTGGAGCGAATGCCGCCGCCTGCCTGAGAGATCGCCTCGTAGTCTGCTCCAGCAATGCGCTTTTCAAAATCCAGCAAGCGGGGGCCGGTAAAAACAGGATGAGTGTGCGAATCCACAAAACCCGGAATGACCACCTTCCCTGCGCAATCAATCTCCTCGACTCTGCGGCGATTTTTCTTCAGCCAAGGATCATAGAGTGCATCCTTTGTGTTTCCGACAGAGAGGATTTTTCCTGCGTCGCACAGAACGGCGGCATCTTCAATAATTCCAAGGTCGCGTAGTTCTTTCCCCCGGCGTGGGCCGGTGCTGCCTGAACGCAGCGTCAGCAATTGACGGATGTTGGTGAGCAGGACCGGCCCGAAATCGTTCCGGCGGCCACGAGCAGCGGGGCCCGCCGATCCTCGGCGCACACTATTTGTTCTGGAGACTTTGGGCATCCGGTGATGACAGAGAATGCTTGCTAATGAAAAGTGACGGCTTACCGCTTCATGGGAATGTTAATTCCCTTTTTCTGTGCGAAGTCGCTGGCCTCATCGTATCCCGCATCTACATGCCTCGCCACGCCGATGCCGGGATCGTTGGTAAGGACGCGCCCGATGCGCTTGGCCATTGCGTCGCTGCCGTCGGCGACCGTGACCTGGCCGGCATGTTGCGAATATCCGATGCCGACGCCGCCGCCGTTATGGATCGAGACCCAGGACGCGCCGCTTGCAGTGTTCAGCAGCGCATTCAGCAGCGGCCAGTCAGCCACCGCATCGCTGCCATCTTTCATGCTCTCCGTCTCGCGGTATGGCGATGCCACAGAACCGCTGTCCAGGTGATCGCGCCCCATCACGATGGGCGCCTTTATCTTTCCCTTTTTCACCAGCTCGTTAATCGCCAACCCGAACTGTGCGCGCTCCCCATAACCCAGCCAACAAATGCGCGCCGGCAGACCTTGGAACTTGATTCGCTTGCGGGCAAGATCAATCCAACGCTTAAGAACACGATCATCAGGAAAAAGCTCGAGCACCAGCTCATCCGTGACCGCGATGTCTGACGGCTCACCCGAAAGCGCTACCCATCGGAACGGGCCGCGTCCCTCACAGAATAATGGTCGAATATAAGCGGGGACAAATCCCGGAAAATCATAAGCGTTTTTAACTCCGTTCTGGAAAGCAAACGTACGAATGTTGTTGCCGTAATCGAATGTTACCGCGCCCATCTTCTGCAGGCGCAGCATGCCTTCGACGTGGCGCGCAATCGAATCCAGAGAACGCTGTTCATATGCTTTAGGATCGCGCTGGCGCAACTCCTCCGCCTGCTCCAAGGTGAGTCCCTGCGGGATATATCCATTCAGCGGATCGTGCGCTGAAGTCTGGTCCGTAAGGATGTCCGGCACCACACCCCGTTCTGCGAGCTCCGGAATGACATCGGCGCAGTTACCGACCAGCCCCACTGAAATATTTTCTTTCTTGCGAACGGCATTCTTTATAATCCGCAGCGCCTCGTCCAGCGAGTTGACCATGAAGTCGCAATAGCCGGTCTTCAGGCGTTTCTTGATGCGCTCGGGGTCAACGTCAATTCCCAGGAAAGTCGCGCCGGTCATCGTAGCTGCCAGAGGCTGAGCGCCGCCCATGCCACCCATGCCGCCGCTCACGATCAGCTTGCCTGCCAGCTCGCCACGAAAATGCCTTTCTCCTGCGGCAGCAAAGGTCTCAAACGTGCCCTGGACAATGCCCTGTGAGCCGATATAAATCCACGAGCCCGCCGTCATCTGGCCATACATCATCAGGCCGGCGCGATCCAGTTCGTTGAATTTCTCCCAATTTGACCAGTGCCCCACCAGGTTGGAGTTGGCGATGAGCACGCGTGGAGCATATTCATGCGTCTTAAATATGCCCACCGGCTTACCAGATTGAACCAGCAGAGTCTCGTCGTTCTCCAATGACTTTAGGGAGTGAAGGATCGCTTGATAGCACTCCCAATTACGCGCTGCTTTGCCGCTACCGCCATAGACAATCAGGTCGCGAGA
This genomic window contains:
- the hutU gene encoding urocanate hydratase, whose amino-acid sequence is MPVETEINHSTYTPISAPRGNRISCKGWQQEAAMRMLMNNLDEEVAERSRDLIVYGGSGKAARNWECYQAILHSLKSLENDETLLVQSGKPVGIFKTHEYAPRVLIANSNLVGHWSNWEKFNELDRAGLMMYGQMTAGSWIYIGSQGIVQGTFETFAAAGERHFRGELAGKLIVSGGMGGMGGAQPLAATMTGATFLGIDVDPERIKKRLKTGYCDFMVNSLDEALRIIKNAVRKKENISVGLVGNCADVIPELAERGVVPDILTDQTSAHDPLNGYIPQGLTLEQAEELRQRDPKAYEQRSLDSIARHVEGMLRLQKMGAVTFDYGNNIRTFAFQNGVKNAYDFPGFVPAYIRPLFCEGRGPFRWVALSGEPSDIAVTDELVLELFPDDRVLKRWIDLARKRIKFQGLPARICWLGYGERAQFGLAINELVKKGKIKAPIVMGRDHLDSGSVASPYRETESMKDGSDAVADWPLLNALLNTASGASWVSIHNGGGVGIGYSQHAGQVTVADGSDAMAKRIGRVLTNDPGIGVARHVDAGYDEASDFAQKKGINIPMKR
- the hutI gene encoding imidazolonepropionase codes for the protein MPKVSRTNSVRRGSAGPAARGRRNDFGPVLLTNIRQLLTLRSGSTGPRRGKELRDLGIIEDAAVLCDAGKILSVGNTKDALYDPWLKKNRRRVEEIDCAGKVVIPGFVDSHTHPVFTGPRLLDFEKRIAGADYEAISQAGGGIRSSVEGVRNATRQKLAHKVLAAFEEMGAQGTTTAEAKSGYGLSVEAELKSLLAIRDAANRWPGTVVPTLLGAHVVPREYEGHSKKYVQDVCKLMVPRAAREKLAKFVDVFRDRGAFSVEEAEQIFKAAIRNGLGVRAHVCQLTMCSLAPLLGYRPASLDHLDFVADNDIKELSQSETVATLVPGANYYLGLDRFPPARKLIDNGVAVALATDYNPGTSPTTSMPFVLSLASTHLKMSPAEAISSATINGACALGLQDRKGTIEPSKDADLAIFDFTDYRELAYWFGSNHCWATIAGGEVKMNCR